In Nocardia sp. NBC_01327, the genomic stretch GCAGGATCAGGGCATCCTGCATGGAGGTGACCTGCTGCCACGCCGGATCACCGGTGATGGCGCTCAGCTGCGCGAGCCGCCTGCCCTTGAGCACGGAGGCGGAATAGGCCACCTCACTGCGGAATTCGCCGACCCGATTGCTGAATTCGAGCAGCTGGGCCGCGGGCATCTCACCCGTCGTCAGCGCCACCGCGCCGATGGTGTCGGCCTGCGAGAGCGCCTCCGCCGCGCGCAATTGCTCGACGGCGTAGCCCAGTTCGATGCCGATCTTGGCGTCCGGCGCCACCCGGGCCGCCACCATGGAGGCGGAGATAATGGTGCCGATCACCTGTGTGAAGAATCCGAATGCCTGATCCGCCGGCATCTGCCGCGAATCGACGCCGTTGCGCAGGATCGGCACCATATCGAAAAGCTTCTGGAAGCCCGCGATTTCGGTGGCGGCGCCATCGGGATTGAGTCCGCGGGCCGCATCGCCCTTGGCGACCATCGCCGCCAGCGCCTCATCGGAGTGTTTACGCGCGCCGACGAGTGCCTGCACGGCGTCATCGTCACCGGCCAGCAGCAGCGCGGACAACCGCCGCTCCTCCTCCAGCGCCGACACCATGAGAATCGCCGGAGCGGTGGTGCTGCTGGCCAATTCGGCCCACTGCTTCGATTCCCGGGCGGATTTCACCAGATAGACGGCCGCGCCGCCGCCGATGGCCAGCAGCGTGACACTGGAGATGAGCACGATCCCCATCAGCCGGACCCGGACGCTCACCCAGCCGCGAACACCGCGCCCGCCCGAATCAGATGTCCTGCCCAGGGAATTGCGCAGGTTCCGCCAGCTGCCCACAGTGATACTTCCCGCTCCCGAACGCCGTGGCGCCCCACTTCATGCCACACCGCCGGAAATGAGCGATACGTCACGCTTCCTCGTCGAGAGAGTAACGGAAACATCCCGAATCGACTACAGGTTCACATCATCCCGACAAACTGTTGACTTCATACGCCAAAGTTCGCGCGAATCACCGTGTGCGGGTCGCGGTCTCGCTTGATCGCCCGCAGCCGATCGGCGGTGACCGCATCGAATGCCGAGGTAGCGGACTCCCCCGGGGCGAGGAATGTATACGGCTTCGCGCCACTCACGTGCGCGCCGAGCGCTGCGACCACCGCATCCTGCTTGGCGGACACCGCATCTCGCAACTGCGGAATGCCCAGGCCCAGCAGGTACAGCAGATACGGTTCGGCAACCGGCCCGCGCGCACCCGAACCCGGCCGGGCCAGCGCGCCGCCCAGATGCCGCACCTGAATATTGAGCAGCGGCGCAACCGGTTCGGCCAGAATCACTTTGAGCGTCGCATCGTCCAGATCCGTGAGCAGCGCGGCGCGGGAGACAGCCGGACTGGGCGTGGTCGGCTCGGCGCAGATATCACCGAGATTTCCCGTGGACATGGCGGCGCGGGTATCGGAACCGGCTCCGCCCAGCCGATCGATGACGGCCACCAGCTCGCGGCCCTGCTCGGTGGCGCCCAGGTAGGCGATATCGAGCGCCACCATCTCCGGGGCATTCGGGAACTGGAAGCGGTGGAACCACACCGTCAGTTCATCGGGAGCCCGAGAGGTCAACTCGCGGAACGCGTCCCAGACCTCCGGCAGGCGCTCGCCCGGCCACACCACGCGACCGCCGTACAGCTGCGGCGCGGGGAACAGTTCGAATTCGAGTGCGGTCACCACCGCGACGTCACCGCCGCCGCCGCACAGCGCCCAGAACAGTTCCGGATCGCTGCTCAGCGTGACCCGCGCCGGCTCGCCCTGCGCGTCCACGATCTCGAAGGCGCGCACCGCATCCGAGGCCCAGCCGTAGCTGCGGCCGAACCAGCCCAGACCGCCGCCGAGCGTGTAACCCGTCACGCCCACCACCGGATTGCTGCCCGCCAGACCGGTCAGGCCGTGCTCCGCGGCCGCCGCCTGCACCTGTCCCCAGTTCGCGCCCGCGCCCACCCGGGCGAGCCGCCGCTCCGCATCGATGTGCACGGAATCGAGCCGCCCGGTGCGCAGCAGGATCGCGGTATCGATATCGCCGGTCGCGCCGTGCCCGGTCGGCTGGGTCGCGACGGCCAGTCCCGATGCCCGAGCGAACCGCACCACCGCGGCCACATCCTCGGCATCGGCGGCCTCGACCACCACGGCCGCCCGCTGCGAGATCGCGGTATTCCACGGCGTGACCGCCTGCTCGAAATCCGCGTCGCCGGGCGCCAGCACCCGGCCTCGGACCGCACTGCGCAATTGTTCGAAAGCCATGATCATTCCTCGTCCCTGGTCGGCATGCCGTCTGCGAGCGCTGCGGCGCACGGCCGGTTCAGCGCGATTCGACAGGCTGACGACGCAGGCCCGAAAAGTGTGACACCGCCCTACGACAGGAAACGGCGACCGCTAGCGGGCAGCCGCGATCTCGTGCGCATAGCGCGAGGTGGCGCGCCAGTACAGGTACAACCCGGCCGGCAGCAGCCCGCAGATGAGCAGCATCATGGTCGGCCAGTCGCTCATGAGCATGATGTCGCCGCCCGGACCGGAACTGGCGCACACCAGGAAGCCGAGGGTCCACACCGTCAGCGGCATGATCATGACGGCGGTGCGCGTACTCACCACGGACATGCCCGCCACCAGCAGGACATTCACCACCGCGGCCACCAGAGCCGTGAGAGGCAGGGCAATGGCCCCCGCGGTCGTACTGGTCGAAGCCAGCGGCGCGGCGGCGGCCAGCAGGGGCGCACTCTCGTGCACGGTCGCGTGACCCGCGTAGAGGGGCAGATAGAGCACCTCGAGCACCAGCGTGATCAAGGCGTCGACGGTCAGGAACAGCGCGATGGCCGCGCCCACCCACCGATCGCTCGCGCGCACTCCGGCGCTCGGGGCATCGCCGGTACGAGCGCTGACGGCGGCCGTCACGACACCGGCGGGAAGCCGAGCAGGGTCAGCAACTGGCTCTGCATATCGACGAAGCCGTACAGCACCGTCAGATACAGATCGTGCTGTGCCTGGAAATTGGGGCGCTGGCTCTCGACGAACGCCGCGATCGCATTCTGCAGATCCCAGTTGTACATGGGGGTCAGTGTCTCATCCCGGCCGACTGGGAAACATACGTGTCGGTCAATCCGGCGAACAGGTCGTGCTCCCGGCCGTCCGCGCCGGCCTGGCCGCGCTGCCCGCGGACCAGGATGTAGTGCTCCTCCGGCAACACCGGCTGGGCGATATCGTTCGACAGGGCGAACTCGCGACCGGACGGCGCCACCGTCACCTGGGTGGCGTGTGCGCGCAGGGCGGCGCGCTTGGCCGCCAGGGAATCCGCGATATCCACCGTGGTGGTGACGGATTCGTGTGGCACACAAGCCAATTCGCCATCGTGCGGCAGTCGCCAGCCGCGCGGCAGCGCACCGGGCAACTGATCCACGGTGCGGCGCTTCAGGGCTTCGGTGTGCATGGCGAGGCTGGCGCTGTCGGTGACGGTCCAGTAGACCTTCGGCACCTCCCACCCCAGCTCCACCGCCGAATCGACTGCGGCCATGGTGATTTCGTGCGCGCGAATATGGTCCGGGTGTCCGTAACCGCCGTGCGGGTCGTACCCGACCACCACGCTCGGGCGCAGCTGGAGAATGACCCGCACCAGCTCCTGCACCGCCGCATCGCCGGAGTTCACGAAGGCCCGCGGGTTCCGGGCCGACGGCGTCCCGGCCATACCGGAGTCCCGCCAGCGGCCCGCGCCGCCCAGCAGTCGCGGCGGCGCCGCATCCAATGCGGCCAGGGCCCTGGTCAATTCGAGAATGCGATAGCCGCCGAGCTGATCGGCCTGATCGGCGACCAGCTGCGCCCACTGCTCCCCGATGACCTCACCCTCCTCGCCGAGGGTGCAGGTCACCACGGTGACCGGCACACCGCGCCGCCGATAGTGCGCGATGGTGCCGCCGGTGGTGATGGATTCGTCATCGGGATGGGCGTGCACCAGCAGCAGCCCACCGGTTTCGGGGGCGGTCACGGCAGCCGATGCCAGTTCGCGGCGTCAGCGAAGATGCCGATCTGGATGGCGCCGCTGAGCGAGGCCCCGTCCACGCGCGGTCCGGCCGCCGCCACCTGGGTGTCCTGCACAATGGGCAGCACGGTCGCCAGATCCCACAGCTTCGGCTCCGAATCCCCGATCACCTTGCCGACATCGATACCGCGCAGGGCGGCGTCGATACCGGGTTGCAGCGTGGGATCGCAGACACCGGACAGATTCGACGGCGACTTCTTCGCCGCGTCCGCGACGGCGGTATCACTGCCGGGGGCATCGGGCGCCACCACCGGCGGGCAGCCGTAGCGCGAGGCCAGCACGGTCGCCGGATCGGCGCCCGCCCGCTCCCAGCCCACAATGGCGTCGACACCGGGGTCGGTATCGTCCTTGCCGTACAACTGCGCGGCCGCGATGCTGCGCACATTGACATCGATTCCGGCACTGCGCAATTGGTCGGCGGCGGTATTGGCGACCGCGAGCGTGGAATCGTCGCCCTCCACCGCGCCGATCCGAATCGTCAGCGTCTTACCGTTCTTGGCGATCGGACGCGGTTGCGGCGCAGGCGAAGTCGGCGACTGGGTGGCGGGAGTCTCGGGCGCGCGGCCATATCCGGCCTCGTTCAGCAGCCCGAACACCTCGTCGGTATTGAGCCGCGGCGGCGAGGTCGGCACATAACCGGGATCCGACGGCGCCAGCACCTGCGCGCGCACCGGCTCCACCCAGCTGCCGGTCTGCGCGCCGACGGTGGCCAGCAGCACCGGATCCAGCAGGCCGAGCACGGCCCGCCGCACCCGGATATCGGCCAGATCCCCGACGCGGCCGTTGAGCACCAGCTGCATTTCCCGGGACTGCGCCATTACGGCCGTCCGCACCGACGGTATGGCCGCCAGCTGCGATTGCAGCGCGACCCCGCCGTGCACGAGCGCCATCTGCGCATCCCCGACCCGCAGTGATTCGGCCACCTGCGCGGGAGTTCCACCGCGCCGCAACAGAATCTGATCCGGCACCGCGGGCTTGCCCCAGTACCGGTCATTGCGTTCGAGCAGAATCTCCTCGCGACCACGATCGGCCTGCTTGATGCGGAACTGCGCGCCGGACACCCGGATGGTGTCCATCAGGCCCTGCTCGAACCCGGAATCCTTGACCAGATGCTGCGGCAGCAGATCCGCGAACAGCTGCCGCCAGGCCGGGTACTCCTCACGCATGGTGACGGTGACGGTCTTACCGCCCGCCGAGGAGCTGATATCCGAAATGAGCCGGTAGCCAGCGGGATCCACCACACCGGGCTGCGTGATCATCTGCTGCCAGAGGTATTTGAAGTCCTCCGCCGCGATGGGGGCGCCGTCGGACCAGGACGCCTCGTTCTTGATCTGATAGGTGATGGTGAACGGTTCCTGCGAGGTGACGTCCGCGGACACCATGAGCGCCGGATCCAGCACCCAGTCGGTACCGCCCGGCACCGCCGGGGTGGGCGCCGGCCGGAAGGGACTCGGCAGCACCATCGACGACACCGCGGCCGCCGCCGGCGACTGCTGCGAGCGCAGATGCGGATTGAACCCGATGCCGATGTCATCCACCGCCACCACCACGGAATTGCTCCCCGGCTTGGCAGGCTGCGTCTTCGGACTGTCGGTGCTCTCGATGGGCGGAGGCGGATTCGCGGTGCATCCGGTCGCGACCGCCAGCAGCGTCGCAACCATCACCAACACCGCCCGCAACGATGCGCGCACCCGGGGCCCCGTCTTCACGTTCGGCACTCTACTGGACCCACTACTCCCCACCTGTCCACCGACCCCACCAGAGATCTGGCCCTCCCCCGAACGCCCAAAATCCCCCCGCCCCAAGTTCGCGGCCCGCCCCGTTCTGGACTGAGCGGAGCGATGCCGCGAAGCGGCGGGCGGAGGGAGGGAAGAACGGGGTAACAGGGCCGCGAACCCGCCGGAGCGAAGCGGAGGCAGATATTACTGCGCGCCGCGGTCGCGGGCCTTCTTGCGAGACAGCTCGCGGCCACGCTCGGTGGCGCCGAGGACGACCTTGCGGACTCGGACGACCTCCGGGGTCACCTCGACGCACTCGTCGTCGGTGCAGAACTCCATGGCCGCTTCCAGATCCAGGTGCAGCGGCTTGGCCAGGGTCTCGAACACATCAGCCGTGGCGGACCGCATATTGGTCAGCTTCTTCTCACGGGTGACATTGATGTCGAGGTCCTCGGCGCGCGGGTTGATGCCCACGACCATGCCCTCGTAGGTGTCGGCGCCCGGCTCCACGAAGAACTGGCCGCGGTCGGACAGCTGGATCATGGCGAACGGGGTGACCGAACCGGCGCGGTCGGACACCAGCGAACCGGTGTGGCGGGCGCGGATCTCGCCGGCCCACGGCGCGTAACCGTCGAACACGGCATTGGCGATACCGGTGCCGCGGGTGTCGGTCAGGAAGTCGGTGCGGAAACCGATCAGGCCGCGCGACGGGACGATGAACTCCATCCGCACCCAACCGGCGGAGTGGTTGCTCATCTGGACCATCTTGCCCTTGCGGGCGGCCAGCAGCTGCGTGACGGCGCCCAGGTACTCGTCCGGGCAGTCCACGGTCAGCTCTTCGAAGGGCTCGTGCACCTTGCCGTCGACGGTCTTGGTGACCACCTGCGGCTTGCCGACGGTCAGCTCGAAGCCTTCGCGGCGCATCTGCTCGACCAGGATGGCCAGCGCGAGCTCACCACGACCCTGCACCTCCCAGGCGTCCGGGCGGCCGATGTCGAGCACGCGCAGCGAGACATTGCCGACCAGTTCCTGGTCCAGGCGCGCCTTCACCTGACGGGCGGTGAGCTTGTGGCCCGACACTCTGCCGACCAGCGGCGAGGTGTTCGTGCCGATGGTCACCGAGATGGCCGGCTCGTCAACGGTGATGCGCGGCAACGCAACCGGGTTGTCCACATCGGCGAGGGTGTCGCCGATCATGATGTCCGGGATGCCCGCGATGGCGACGATATCGCCCGCGATGGCCTCCTCGCCGGGCTTGCGCTCGACGCCGATGGTCTGCAGCAGCTCGGTGATCTTGACGGTCTTGGTGCCCTCGGGGGTCATCCACGCCACGTTCGCACCCTTGCGCAGGGTGCCGCTGTAGATGCGGACCAGGCCGATACGGCCGAGGAACGGGGAGGCGTCGAGGTTGGTCACGTGCGCCTGCAGCGCCGCGTCCTTATCGCCCTTGGGGGCCGGGACGTGCTTCATGAGCACGTCGAACAGCTCGTCGAGGTTGTCCACGCCGGGGGCCTGGCCGTTCTCGGGGCGGGTGGTGGAGGCCTTGCCCTCACGGCCGGAGGCGTAGACGACCGGCAGGTCCAGCGCCAGCTCGGCGGCCTCGGAGGCCTCGTCGTCCAGATCGGAGGCCAGGTCCAGCAGCAGGTCGTGGCTCTCCTCGACGACCTCTTCGATACGGGCGTCGGGGCGGTCGGTCTTGTTGACCACCAGGATCACCGGCAGCGAGGCGGCGAGCGCCTTGCGCAGGACGAAGCGGGTCTGCGGCAGCGGGCCCTCGGACGCGTCCACCAGCAGCACAACACCGTCGACCATGGACAGACCGCGCTCGACCTCGCCACCGAAGTCGGCGTGGCCGGGGGTGTCGATCACATTGATGACAGTGAGCGAACCATCGGCGTTATGCCTGTGCACCGCGGTGTTCTTGGCGAGAATGGTGATGCCCTTCTCGCGCTCCAGATCACCGGAGTCCATCACCCGGTCGACCAGCTCGGCGCGTTCGGCAAACACGCCGGACTGACGCAGCATGGCGTCGACCAGTGTTGTCTTGCCGTGGTCGACGTGCGCCACAATGGCGACGTTACGGAACTCGACAGACGACACGTTAGATTCCTCCTGGTGCAAAGGGTTGGCCCGACCCGGCGGGTCATGCATGGGGAAACTCGAGATTCCACCGGGCATGCGGCGAGCTATACATTACCGTTCGCCGAAGTCACACGTTTAACCCGCCCGACTTAGGTTAAGCTAACCAACATGGGCAAGGTGAAGGCGAAGGACGTTTCACGTCTGAAGCCGAAGAAGAAATGCTGCCGCAAGAAGACGCGGTGTGTGAAATGCCCTGTCGTCATCATGCGCATGAAGAAGCTCGAGGCCGCGGGATGCTGCGGCAAGGAGCTCAAGAAGGGTCTCAAAGCCGCCCGCGCGGCCTGAAACCCGAGCGCGGCAGCGCAACCGGGAGTACACCGGAATCATGACCCCCGCGCCGCTGTCCGAAGAAGAGATCACCAAAGCCCTCACCGATCTGCCCGGCTGGACCCGCACCGGGGACGCCATCGCCCGCACGGTCGAGGCCGCCTCGTTCCTCGCCGGTATCGAACTGGTGCGCCGCGTGGCCGTCGCCGCCGAAGCCGCGAACCATCACCCGGATATCGATATCCGTTGGCGGCGAGTCACTTTCACGCTCTCCACCCATGACGCGAATGGCCTCACCGCGCTGGATGTGGCTCTTGCGCACGAGATCGATCGACTGCATCTGCAGGGCTGATCCGGCCGACCCGAATCACCCAGAGGTAGAACACCAGCACACCGGCCGTGTACACCGTGCCGAGCCAGGACAGGATGCCCGGCCGGGAGATGGTCCAGATGGTGGGCTGGAAGAACATGAGCACCCAGGGCACCCCGATCAGCGTGACCACCAACCAGTATCCGGCCAGGATGCGCGCGCCGGCCGCCGCGCGCAGCGGGCCGTAGCAGAGCCACAGCACGGCCGGAATCAACCAGATCCAATGGTGTGACCAGGAAATCGGCGAGGCCAGCAGGCCGAAGAACTGCACGATGATGAGCGTGCCCAGGCGGTCGCCGGAGCCCAGCGCCCGCCAGGCCAGCACCGCGAGCACAGCGGTCACCAGGACGGCCGCGATCCACAGCGGCCCGGTCTGCACATCGTGACCGAGGATGCGGCTGAGCGATCCGCGCAGTGATTGGTTCGACGCCGTGGCGACCGGGCCGATCCGGGTGGCGTCGCCGAGCAGTTCACCGAAGTACTTCCGGGTCTCGCCGGGCGAGATCGCGAAGGTCAGGGCGACGGTCCCGGCGAAAACGATCGCCGACCACACCGCCGTGAGCCAGCGCCGCTGCGTCACGAAGTACAGCCCGGTGACAGCGGGCGTCAGTTTCACCCCGGCCGCGACGCCGATCAGCGTTCCCGAGACCCACCAGCGGGTACTGCGGACCGCGAGCATGGCGAGCAGTACCAGGAACACATTGACCTGGCCGTAGTCGAGCGTGGTCCGCACCGGTTCCAGCCACAGGCCGACCGCGGTCCACGCGACCGCCGCGGTGCGCCAATGCTGTTCGCGCAGCGCCTCTTTCCCGAGGATCAATTCCAGCGCGATCCACACCACGCCGTACAGCGCCACCATGGTCAGCAGCAGCCACGCCAGGGCCACCAGCGTGAACGGCAGGAAGTGCAGCGGATAGAACACCAGCGCGGCGAACGGCGGATAGGTGAAGGGCAGCGGGAAGTCCGGGGTTTTGCTGGCGTCGGTGTAGTCGTACAGATTGCCGCTGCCGAGGCCGGCCGACCCGTCCATGTAGACATGCAGGTCGACGAAATTCATCCCGTTCGGGAGCAGCAGCACCCAGGCCAGACGGGCCAGCACCGAAAGCACCAGTGCCGCAACGGCCAGGCGGAAGTGTCGATTCACGGCACAGACTTTCAGCTCGGGCGGCAGGATTTCCGGTCGGGCTTCACCGGTGGGCGTGCGGGCGACGACAAGAGTAGTCCCAGAAGAAAATGTGCCGGGAAACGCACACCCTCTGCTGTAACATTCGCATCACTGACCCCACCAGTAACACAAATACTGGTCGGACGTTCGATAGCGTTGCCGGATAGCGGACAGCAAGATCACACCGTGGCTGTACAACCGGGCAGCACGGTCCCTAGAGTGGCGCGGAGCGATGTCTCCATCGCCGCTAGATGTACCCGAAGGTAAGGACGGCTACACCAGTGCTTCGCACCCGAGGATCGCGATTCGCAATGTCAGCGCTGGCCCTGGCGGCCTGCGCCACTGTTGCCGTGCCGAACACCGCGTTCGCCAAACCCGCACCGGCCCCGCAGCAGACCACCGCGACGATTCCGATGGTCCCGGAAGGGGTTTCGGTCGACGCACTGGCCTCGCTGATCCCGGCCATCATCGGAGCGGCCACCGGTCCGGCCGATATCGCGGCGCCCGGTCCGCAGACCGCGATCCTCGATCAGGCCAAGCAGATTCTGGCCGGTCTGAACCTGCCGCCGCAGATCAAGACCACGCTGAACTCGATCATCACCTTCCTCGACGGCAGTGGCGGTGGCGGCCCCGACCTGCCGAAGGACGGTCCGGTCATCGCCCAGTTCCTGTGGCCGACAATCGGTAAGGGCTGCATCGGCTCCGGCGCCGACTCGGTGGGCACCGCGCTCGCCGTGCCCGGCCCGGCCACGCTGCCCCCGCCCGGACCCGCCGCCGGTCAGGCCGGATTCGTCTTCACCGCGCTGGGTACCAAGAGCCCCAGCGAGATTCAGAATCCGCCGATGACCGTGCAGTGGCTGAATCTGGACACCCGTCAGAGCGGCGTGCAGAACCTGACCGACGAGGCCAAGATCAATCCGGGTGGACCGGCCACGCTGTCGGCCATCGTCAATACCGGCGCCGGTCGTGTTGTCGCCGTGGTCTCCGGTTCGCTGACCACCCAGGCCGATCCGGAAACCCAGCCGATCAGCTGCTCGTTCCTGCCGACGGTCGGATTCTTCACCGTCTGACAACCGAGAATTCCGCCCCTGTTCCATTCCGCTATCAGCGGTCCGGAACAGGGGCGAAATCATTTCCGAGGACCGGTCGGTGTGGTAGACCGCTAGATATGGCCGCTGTGAACGCTCCCATGGGGAGTCTGAAATCGCGCCGATCGATCCTGTCGATTCGTTCGGAAGGATCGATCCTGTCCATTGGATCGGCGTATTCGATCCTGTCCATCGGCAGTGTGGGATCGGTGCTGTCGATCGGATCGGCGGGATCGTTCGGATCCCTGATCTCGTCCGCATCCTTCGGAAGTATCGGCTCGGCATTCTCCGGACTGTCGCGCTGGTCGCTGTTCTCCTGGCAGGGCGACCGCCAGGCCTTCTCCCAGGGCGACGACGACGAGATCCGGGACCGGCACCTCACGCTGCGCGTGGTACCGGACGAGCCGGACCTGCGCGACGATCCCACCTGCCACTGCCAGACCTAGCCGGGAACTACCACCACTGCCCGTACTGCGGCGCGAGCACCGCGTTCACGTCCACCCCGATGCCGCTCACCGAGCGCTTGTCGATCTCGAACTGGTGCAGGTGTGCGTCAGGGTGCACGTACCCCTTCGGCGAGCCCCAATTGTGCTGCCAGAAGTAGGAACCCAGGCCCGCGCCGCGGATGGAGTCGATGGTCGGCGAGTTCGCGTACACACCGGTCCGCTCGTGCCCGAGGACGGTTTCCCAGCCGCGCAGGTACGGCTCGATGAGATTGTCGAAATCCTCATCGCTGGGGTTATCGTCGATGGAGGCGTAGATCGGGGCGGTATCGGGACCACCCGCCGCCTTGTGCAGCACCAGCCCGCGGGTGGCGTGCTGGATTCCGGCCGCCAGGCCGCCGCGCCAATCGGCGGTGGGCCCCTTGCCGAACTGGTAGCAGGACACGACCGAGAGTCCGGCCGCGGACAGCGCGTCGACTTCGCGCGCCAGCAAAGGCTTTCCGGCCATCCACTCCGCGCCGGGCCGGCGATCGGAGACGTACCGGATCACACCGATATGCCCGTCGGCACTGATGGCGCCGGCATCGGGCACTCCGCCCGCATAGTCGAGCAGGGTGCCGATTTGTTGCCGGGCAGCGGCATTGGGGGCGGGCAGTGTCAATCCGGCGGAAATACCGGTGGCGATAACCGCACCCCCGAGTAGGAAAGCCCGGCGGTTGACATGGATAGAACGCATCGCGGAACTCCTTCGCACACTCGCTGATCGAACATGCCGATCACGGTGCAAAACCGAAAAATTGCCCGTGACCGGTAGAACTATTGCGGCGTGCCCGGCGCACCTTCCCCGATGGTCCGAAGATCATCTGCGCGCCGGGAGCCCTGAACGCGCCCTCATTCCACCATATTCACAGGGGAATCTCCAGGCTCACAGGGCCCATAAGCACCACTAATCCCACAAGTCCTAAAACGGACGAACAGGATTTTCATCAATAGCGCCCCGGATCGATCGACCCGGGATCGATCAGACGCGAGTGCCGTCGAGACGCGCCGTCACATCGATGGTGCGGCGGGAAACATCCGCCACCTCGGCGCGCACCACGGAGGCCACCTGGATGGCGACCTGTTTGCGAATACCTGCGAGCTTGCCGAGCGCGGCGGCCCGCAGGCCCTTCGCCTTGAACTCGAGTTCGATGTCCTCGGCGGCGGGCGGCGCGGCGTCGATAATGATCAGCAGCGGATCGGCGGCACGAGCGGTGAGGGCCACGGGCACCTGCACCTCGGCGCGATAGCGATTGGCCTGCAGCACATCCACGGTGATGTCGAGGCTCACCGGGATCATCAGATCGAAGGTCACCAGATCCTTGGTGTCGGCGCCGACCGGCTCCGGCTCCGAAAGCTCTGCGAGACTGGGCAATTCGGCGATGACGGGCTCGGGTTTCGGGGCCGCGGCGAGATGCGTCGACGCCACGACCCTGGGTAGTCGCACCGTGCCGTGCACGGTCACCTGCGCCTTGTTGCCCGGCCCGGTGCGCAGCGGGCCGACCTCGATGGGTTTGCCCGCCAGCGATTCGACCACCTCCCGCACCCGGTCGACGGTCACGATGCGCTCGAAGAAACGATGCCCGAATTCGTCGTAGCCGATCCATTCGTGGGTCGGCCGGCCGCGATACGGCGATCTACTGCTGTTGAGGATGGCTTCCACATCGAAGGTGCGGCCGCGCTGCGCATCCGGATCGTCGAGAATGCCGTTGATCCGATTGGCGACCTCACGCTGCACCAGCTTGGCAATGGGGTCCAGCAGCAGTTCCCAGGCCGCGCCGATGGCCTGCGCACGCATGACGAAACTGACATCGCGGCTGGTGACCGGCGGAATATCGATGACGATGAGCAGTGGATCCGCGGTGCGGGCGTGCAGCTTCAGATCGATGTCGACCACCGCCTCCAGGCGCAGCCGCTGGCCGCCGAGGGTGACGTCCACCCGGAGTTTCACCGGCAGCGCCACATCGAAGTGCACGTGCGGGCCGCGGCGAATGACGGTGGGTTTCCCGACGCTGCCCTTGGCTACGAAGCGCGCCAGACCGGCGGGCCCGATGGAGAACGGGCCGATGGTGATACCGCGACCGGCGATACCGGAAACCGCCGCTTCGATCCGGGATTCCGTTACCGCCGCCGCTACGAAACGTTCGCCGAATTCGGCGTAATCGATCCACATCGGTTCGTCGGACGGCGTCATCCAGCTACTTTCGTCGGGCGGGGATCCCT encodes the following:
- a CDS encoding 4a-hydroxytetrahydrobiopterin dehydratase translates to MTPAPLSEEEITKALTDLPGWTRTGDAIARTVEAASFLAGIELVRRVAVAAEAANHHPDIDIRWRRVTFTLSTHDANGLTALDVALAHEIDRLHLQG
- the mshB gene encoding N-acetyl-1-D-myo-inositol-2-amino-2-deoxy-alpha-D-glucopyranoside deacetylase, with amino-acid sequence MTAPETGGLLLVHAHPDDESITTGGTIAHYRRRGVPVTVVTCTLGEEGEVIGEQWAQLVADQADQLGGYRILELTRALAALDAAPPRLLGGAGRWRDSGMAGTPSARNPRAFVNSGDAAVQELVRVILQLRPSVVVGYDPHGGYGHPDHIRAHEITMAAVDSAVELGWEVPKVYWTVTDSASLAMHTEALKRRTVDQLPGALPRGWRLPHDGELACVPHESVTTTVDIADSLAAKRAALRAHATQVTVAPSGREFALSNDIAQPVLPEEHYILVRGQRGQAGADGREHDLFAGLTDTYVSQSAGMRH
- a CDS encoding ABC transporter family substrate-binding protein; amino-acid sequence: MVATLLAVATGCTANPPPPIESTDSPKTQPAKPGSNSVVVAVDDIGIGFNPHLRSQQSPAAAAVSSMVLPSPFRPAPTPAVPGGTDWVLDPALMVSADVTSQEPFTITYQIKNEASWSDGAPIAAEDFKYLWQQMITQPGVVDPAGYRLISDISSSAGGKTVTVTMREEYPAWRQLFADLLPQHLVKDSGFEQGLMDTIRVSGAQFRIKQADRGREEILLERNDRYWGKPAVPDQILLRRGGTPAQVAESLRVGDAQMALVHGGVALQSQLAAIPSVRTAVMAQSREMQLVLNGRVGDLADIRVRRAVLGLLDPVLLATVGAQTGSWVEPVRAQVLAPSDPGYVPTSPPRLNTDEVFGLLNEAGYGRAPETPATQSPTSPAPQPRPIAKNGKTLTIRIGAVEGDDSTLAVANTAADQLRSAGIDVNVRSIAAAQLYGKDDTDPGVDAIVGWERAGADPATVLASRYGCPPVVAPDAPGSDTAVADAAKKSPSNLSGVCDPTLQPGIDAALRGIDVGKVIGDSEPKLWDLATVLPIVQDTQVAAAGPRVDGASLSGAIQIGIFADAANWHRLP
- the typA gene encoding translational GTPase TypA translates to MSSVEFRNVAIVAHVDHGKTTLVDAMLRQSGVFAERAELVDRVMDSGDLEREKGITILAKNTAVHRHNADGSLTVINVIDTPGHADFGGEVERGLSMVDGVVLLVDASEGPLPQTRFVLRKALAASLPVILVVNKTDRPDARIEEVVEESHDLLLDLASDLDDEASEAAELALDLPVVYASGREGKASTTRPENGQAPGVDNLDELFDVLMKHVPAPKGDKDAALQAHVTNLDASPFLGRIGLVRIYSGTLRKGANVAWMTPEGTKTVKITELLQTIGVERKPGEEAIAGDIVAIAGIPDIMIGDTLADVDNPVALPRITVDEPAISVTIGTNTSPLVGRVSGHKLTARQVKARLDQELVGNVSLRVLDIGRPDAWEVQGRGELALAILVEQMRREGFELTVGKPQVVTKTVDGKVHEPFEELTVDCPDEYLGAVTQLLAARKGKMVQMSNHSAGWVRMEFIVPSRGLIGFRTDFLTDTRGTGIANAVFDGYAPWAGEIRARHTGSLVSDRAGSVTPFAMIQLSDRGQFFVEPGADTYEGMVVGINPRAEDLDINVTREKKLTNMRSATADVFETLAKPLHLDLEAAMEFCTDDECVEVTPEVVRVRKVVLGATERGRELSRKKARDRGAQ
- a CDS encoding FAD-binding oxidoreductase, with protein sequence MAFEQLRSAVRGRVLAPGDADFEQAVTPWNTAISQRAAVVVEAADAEDVAAVVRFARASGLAVATQPTGHGATGDIDTAILLRTGRLDSVHIDAERRLARVGAGANWGQVQAAAAEHGLTGLAGSNPVVGVTGYTLGGGLGWFGRSYGWASDAVRAFEIVDAQGEPARVTLSSDPELFWALCGGGGDVAVVTALEFELFPAPQLYGGRVVWPGERLPEVWDAFRELTSRAPDELTVWFHRFQFPNAPEMVALDIAYLGATEQGRELVAVIDRLGGAGSDTRAAMSTGNLGDICAEPTTPSPAVSRAALLTDLDDATLKVILAEPVAPLLNIQVRHLGGALARPGSGARGPVAEPYLLYLLGLGIPQLRDAVSAKQDAVVAALGAHVSGAKPYTFLAPGESATSAFDAVTADRLRAIKRDRDPHTVIRANFGV